A single Streptomyces sp. Edi2 DNA region contains:
- a CDS encoding putative leader peptide: MTERGSRFWRRVHLDLLRYAGCMCRPSC; encoded by the coding sequence ATGACTGAACGCGGCTCGCGATTCTGGCGGAGGGTCCATCTCGACCTGCTCCGCTATGCGGGCTGCATGTGTCGTCCGTCCTGTTGA
- a CDS encoding FAD-dependent monooxygenase — protein MDPVIVVGAGPVGLSLSLALARLGVPSVVLDETAGQEDTRPARTAVLHQDTAAFVGRLGCAGTLESAGTRWTAWRTMRRRRLLERIAFAPQPPDGAAPATAVSPVHLPQHALTRALRAALADEKLAEIVTGSRLAGLEQDEQGVSAQTRGPNGTWWRGSYLIGCDGPRSTVRKLLDIRFPGRTAVERHAVAALRCELPWPGEALLHRSPPRHGGGPGSEVSARPLPDGIWRLDWLLPPGRELVTPDALVARIRDSLAGWTTEAPADAAGADGGAAPARGRGHGRLVPPYELLDTGVHTVHHRLARRWRQGRAFLAGDAAHLLGALGTQGLDEGLRDAENLAWKLGLAWHHGACEVLLDSYQAERRGAVAARLRAADQALPLLRDGRSARWRTVLPGAVRGRSTQLTDGHLSRGPLGAPPVYARTPLAPPVTGGPVVETVPGAAVTDVPVTASDGSVVRLRDRLGRGLLVVLVAPGTGVWDRRHWQSAGLMPRLTDAVGALPMDAEILVTEAYPGAAAHTVLLVRPDGHLVTALSGVRPAEMAACADAVRGRAYGQEAEPGREAQRPEGTGGFGVSWEGGAGQGGAGGGEPGGGEPGAGEPGAGGTGGGNAGTGGDGAGGTGEGGAEASGDGAGGAGEGGPSMVDPLRTSMLHSEND, from the coding sequence GTGGACCCGGTGATCGTGGTCGGAGCCGGCCCGGTCGGCCTCTCCCTCTCCCTCGCCCTCGCCCGCCTCGGCGTGCCCAGCGTCGTCCTCGACGAGACCGCCGGCCAGGAGGACACCCGGCCGGCCCGCACCGCCGTGCTCCACCAGGACACCGCCGCCTTCGTCGGCCGGCTCGGCTGTGCCGGCACCCTGGAGAGCGCCGGCACCCGCTGGACTGCCTGGCGCACGATGCGCCGCCGGCGCCTGCTGGAACGCATCGCCTTCGCCCCGCAGCCCCCGGACGGCGCCGCCCCCGCCACCGCTGTCTCCCCGGTCCACCTGCCGCAGCATGCGCTCACCCGCGCGCTGCGCGCCGCACTCGCCGACGAGAAGCTTGCCGAGATCGTCACCGGCAGCCGGCTCGCCGGCCTCGAACAGGACGAGCAGGGCGTCAGCGCCCAGACCCGCGGGCCCAACGGGACATGGTGGCGCGGGAGTTACCTCATCGGCTGCGACGGCCCCCGCTCGACGGTCCGCAAGCTGCTGGACATCCGCTTCCCCGGCCGTACGGCGGTGGAACGGCATGCGGTCGCCGCGCTGCGCTGCGAGCTCCCCTGGCCCGGCGAGGCGCTGCTGCACCGCTCGCCGCCCCGGCACGGCGGCGGACCGGGCAGCGAGGTGTCCGCCCGTCCGCTGCCCGACGGCATCTGGCGGCTGGACTGGCTGCTGCCGCCGGGGCGCGAACTGGTCACACCGGACGCCCTGGTCGCCCGGATCCGCGATTCGCTGGCCGGCTGGACCACCGAGGCCCCGGCGGACGCGGCCGGCGCGGACGGCGGCGCGGCGCCCGCACGGGGGCGCGGCCACGGGCGGCTGGTCCCGCCGTACGAACTCCTCGACACCGGGGTGCACACCGTCCACCACCGGCTGGCCAGGCGCTGGCGCCAGGGCCGCGCCTTCCTCGCCGGGGACGCCGCCCACCTGCTGGGCGCACTCGGCACCCAGGGCCTGGACGAGGGGCTGCGGGACGCCGAGAACCTTGCCTGGAAGCTGGGCCTGGCCTGGCATCACGGCGCCTGTGAGGTGCTGCTCGACAGCTACCAGGCCGAGCGCCGGGGCGCGGTCGCGGCCCGGCTGCGCGCCGCGGACCAGGCGCTGCCGCTGCTGCGCGACGGCCGCTCGGCCCGCTGGCGGACCGTGCTCCCCGGTGCGGTGCGCGGCCGCAGCACCCAGCTCACCGACGGCCATCTGAGCCGCGGCCCGCTGGGCGCGCCGCCGGTGTACGCCCGCACCCCGCTCGCGCCGCCCGTGACCGGGGGCCCCGTCGTCGAGACGGTCCCCGGCGCGGCCGTCACGGATGTGCCGGTGACCGCGTCCGACGGCTCGGTGGTCCGGCTGCGCGACCGGCTCGGGAGGGGCCTCCTGGTGGTGCTGGTGGCGCCCGGTACCGGTGTCTGGGACCGGCGGCACTGGCAGTCGGCGGGCCTGATGCCCCGGCTGACCGACGCGGTCGGCGCCCTGCCGATGGACGCGGAGATCCTGGTCACCGAGGCCTATCCGGGTGCGGCCGCGCACACCGTGCTGCTCGTACGGCCGGACGGCCATCTGGTCACCGCGCTGTCGGGGGTCCGCCCGGCCGAGATGGCCGCCTGTGCGGACGCGGTACGGGGCAGGGCGTACGGGCAGGAGGCGGAGCCCGGCCGGGAGGCCCAGCGGCCCGAGGGGACCGGCGGCTTTGGGGTGTCCTGGGAGGGCGGAGCCGGGCAGGGGGGAGCTGGGGGCGGGGAGCCCGGGGGCGGTGAACCTGGAGCCGGTGAGCCCGGGGCGGGTGGCACCGGTGGGGGCAATGCCGGGACCGGTGGAGATGGTGCGGGTGGCACCGGGGAAGGCGGAGCCGAAGCGAGTGGAGATGGTGCGGGCGGAGCCGGGGAGGGCGGGCCTTCCATGGTTGACCCTCTGCGAACGTCCATGCTTCACTCCGAGAATGACTGA
- a CDS encoding amino acid ABC transporter permease produces the protein MSGASVLYDVPGPKARTRNRVYGVCGALAMLGLLAFAVVRLNTKGQLEPEVWNIFNNAGVRTNIRDGILTTLQVFAVAAVLSLVLGVLLAVARLSDHRPVRWLATGFIELFRAVPLLITIYALWVALLTNREALGLGENGPQFWALVIGLTVYNGSVQAEVLRAGVNSVPAGQREAAYALGMTKTQVMTTVLLPQAVRAMLPTIISQLVVTLKDTSLGYIITFEELLFTARQMSTNILVNGNDTYVPFIIVTGAIYVAMCLALSSLANWIERRGSRARTGIKVAAAGEPVAAGDAMEVADAVPDKPAAPQD, from the coding sequence ATGAGCGGCGCCAGCGTTCTCTACGACGTACCCGGGCCGAAGGCAAGGACACGCAACCGCGTCTACGGCGTCTGCGGTGCGCTCGCGATGCTGGGACTGCTCGCGTTCGCGGTGGTCCGGCTCAACACCAAGGGCCAGCTCGAACCCGAGGTGTGGAACATCTTCAACAACGCCGGAGTGCGGACCAACATCCGCGACGGCATCCTGACGACACTTCAGGTCTTCGCGGTCGCGGCGGTGCTGTCGCTGGTCCTGGGCGTGCTGCTCGCGGTGGCGCGGCTGTCGGACCACAGGCCGGTCCGCTGGCTGGCGACCGGCTTCATCGAGCTGTTCCGCGCCGTCCCGCTGCTGATCACGATCTACGCGCTGTGGGTGGCGCTCCTGACCAACCGTGAAGCTCTCGGCCTCGGTGAGAACGGGCCGCAGTTCTGGGCACTGGTCATCGGTCTGACGGTCTACAACGGTTCGGTCCAGGCCGAAGTGCTCCGGGCCGGCGTCAACTCCGTCCCGGCGGGACAGCGTGAGGCCGCCTACGCACTCGGTATGACCAAGACCCAGGTCATGACGACGGTGCTGCTCCCGCAGGCCGTCCGCGCGATGCTTCCGACGATCATCAGCCAGCTCGTGGTGACCCTGAAGGACACCTCGCTGGGCTACATCATCACCTTCGAGGAACTGCTCTTCACCGCCCGCCAGATGAGCACCAACATCCTCGTCAACGGCAACGACACCTACGTGCCGTTCATCATCGTGACCGGAGCGATCTACGTCGCGATGTGCCTGGCGCTGTCCTCCCTCGCCAACTGGATCGAGCGGCGCGGCAGCCGGGCCAGGACCGGCATCAAGGTTGCCGCGGCCGGCGAGCCGGTGGCGGCCGGCGACGCGATGGAGGTTGCCGACGCGGTACCGGACAAGCCGGCGGCCCCGCAGGACTGA
- a CDS encoding amino acid ABC transporter permease: MNVLLDYLPEFRDGFLGTLAITASSALLALVLGVAIAGFRVSPVPPLRAFGTAWVTVLRNTPLTLLFLVAFFVVPQVLFRGASPYILATLALGFYTSSFVCEAVRSGINTVPLGQAEAARSIGMTFSQTLREIVLPQATRTVLAPLSSIFIALTKNSAIAGAFGYGELFNVSKLLNDKGYAIAWIFLWTALAYLVITFAISGAFRVLERRMGVVR, from the coding sequence ATGAACGTACTCCTCGATTACCTGCCCGAGTTCCGGGACGGGTTCCTCGGAACCCTGGCGATCACCGCGTCCAGCGCGCTGCTCGCCCTGGTCCTCGGCGTTGCCATAGCCGGCTTCCGGGTCTCTCCGGTCCCGCCGCTGCGCGCCTTCGGCACGGCCTGGGTCACGGTGCTGCGCAACACCCCGCTGACGCTGCTCTTCCTGGTCGCGTTCTTCGTCGTCCCCCAGGTGCTCTTCCGCGGCGCCAGCCCGTACATCCTGGCCACCCTGGCCCTCGGCTTCTACACCTCCTCCTTCGTCTGCGAGGCGGTGCGGTCCGGCATCAACACCGTGCCGCTGGGCCAGGCGGAGGCCGCGCGCAGCATCGGCATGACGTTCTCCCAGACGCTGCGCGAGATAGTGCTCCCCCAGGCCACCCGCACCGTACTGGCGCCGCTCAGCAGCATCTTCATCGCGCTGACGAAGAACTCCGCCATCGCCGGAGCGTTCGGCTACGGCGAGCTGTTCAACGTCTCCAAGCTGCTCAACGACAAGGGATACGCGATCGCCTGGATCTTCCTGTGGACGGCGCTCGCCTACCTCGTCATCACCTTCGCCATCAGCGGCGCCTTCCGGGTGCTGGAGCGCCGGATGGGGGTCGTGCGGTGA
- a CDS encoding glutamate ABC transporter substrate-binding protein, giving the protein MRIRKTAAAGAVVLALAATATACGGDKGTAGDKPAGGEVFSGTYKVASAPKIASPVLKKAQKAKKIVIGVKADQPFLGFKDTAGKYSGFDIEIAKMVAADLGFSEKQIEYKTIDSNVRETTISHGQVDYYVGTYTINDERKKQVGFAGPYYTAGADLLVRRDDKAITGPDSLKGKKVCSIVGSTPLQEIKKPKYGANTSEQSKYSDCVKNLVDGQVDAVTTDDAILKGYAAQRPSQLRVVGKPFTKEPYGVGMRKDDKALRTAITTALENHIKNGDYEKAYKGTLGKSGSPFKAPETPLPRD; this is encoded by the coding sequence ATGAGGATTCGTAAAACGGCTGCGGCCGGTGCGGTGGTGCTCGCGCTGGCGGCCACGGCGACTGCGTGCGGCGGGGACAAGGGAACGGCGGGCGACAAGCCGGCCGGCGGCGAGGTCTTCAGCGGCACCTACAAGGTCGCCTCGGCACCGAAGATCGCTTCCCCGGTGCTGAAGAAGGCCCAGAAGGCCAAGAAGATCGTCATCGGTGTGAAGGCCGACCAGCCGTTCCTGGGCTTCAAGGACACCGCCGGCAAATACTCCGGCTTCGACATCGAGATCGCCAAGATGGTCGCCGCCGACCTGGGCTTCTCCGAGAAGCAGATCGAGTACAAGACGATCGACTCCAACGTCCGTGAGACCACCATCTCCCACGGCCAGGTCGACTACTACGTCGGTACCTACACGATCAACGACGAGCGCAAGAAGCAGGTCGGCTTCGCGGGCCCGTACTACACCGCCGGCGCCGACCTCCTGGTGCGCAGGGACGACAAGGCCATCACCGGCCCGGATTCCCTCAAGGGCAAGAAGGTCTGCTCGATCGTCGGCTCGACTCCGCTGCAGGAGATCAAGAAGCCGAAGTACGGCGCGAACACCAGCGAGCAGTCGAAGTACTCGGACTGCGTCAAGAACCTCGTGGACGGCCAGGTGGACGCGGTCACCACCGACGACGCGATCCTCAAGGGCTACGCCGCACAGCGTCCCAGCCAGCTCCGGGTCGTCGGCAAGCCGTTCACCAAGGAGCCCTACGGCGTCGGCATGCGCAAGGACGACAAGGCCCTGCGCACCGCCATCACCACGGCGCTGGAGAACCACATCAAGAACGGCGACTACGAGAAGGCCTACAAGGGCACGCTCGGCAAGTCGGGTTCGCCCTTCAAGGCCCCGGAGACCCCGCTTCCGCGCGACTGA
- a CDS encoding amino acid ABC transporter ATP-binding protein — MSEVSVTKNAEGPAPAGDQLVVLDNVNKHFGALHVLQDIDLTIHRGEVVVVIGPSGSGKSTLCRTINRLETIDSGSITIDGKPLPQEGRELARLRADVGMVFQSFNLFAHKTVLENVMLGQTKVRRTDRAEAMAKARTLLDRVGVGTQADKYPAQLSGGQQQRVAIARALAMDPKVMLFDEPTSALDPEMINEVLDVMQQLARDGMTMIVVTHEMGFARSAANRVVFMADGRIVEEAEPNQFFNNPRSDRAKDFLSKILHH, encoded by the coding sequence ATGAGCGAAGTATCGGTGACCAAGAACGCCGAGGGTCCCGCGCCCGCAGGGGACCAGCTGGTCGTGCTGGACAACGTGAACAAGCACTTCGGCGCGCTGCACGTGCTCCAGGACATCGACCTGACGATCCACCGCGGCGAGGTCGTCGTCGTGATCGGGCCTTCGGGCTCGGGCAAGTCGACGCTCTGCCGCACGATCAACCGCCTGGAGACCATAGACAGCGGCAGCATCACGATCGACGGGAAGCCGTTGCCGCAGGAGGGACGGGAGCTGGCCCGGCTGCGTGCCGACGTGGGCATGGTCTTCCAGTCCTTCAACCTCTTCGCGCACAAGACGGTGCTCGAGAACGTGATGCTGGGGCAGACCAAGGTCCGCAGGACGGACAGGGCCGAAGCCATGGCGAAGGCCCGCACCCTGCTCGACCGGGTCGGCGTCGGCACCCAGGCGGACAAGTACCCCGCACAGCTCTCCGGCGGTCAGCAGCAGCGGGTGGCGATCGCCCGTGCGCTGGCGATGGACCCGAAGGTGATGCTGTTCGACGAGCCCACGTCTGCGCTCGACCCGGAAATGATCAATGAGGTGCTGGACGTGATGCAGCAGCTCGCCCGGGACGGCATGACGATGATCGTGGTCACCCATGAGATGGGGTTCGCGCGCTCCGCGGCGAACCGGGTCGTCTTCATGGCGGACGGCCGCATCGTCGAAGAGGCTGAGCCGAACCAGTTCTTCAACAACCCGCGCAGCGACCGCGCCAAGGACTTCCTGTCGAAGATCCTCCACCACTGA
- a CDS encoding response regulator transcription factor gives MRLLLVEDDDHVAAALSAVLAKHGLSVVHARNGEEALKALLPAGAEPFAVVLLDLGLPDQDGFEVCGRIRKLCAIPVIMVTARSDVRSRIHGLNLGADDYVVKPYDTGELLARIHAVSRRGAPGGAEQPADEGAPGEALYLGAVTVELPTRQVSVDGAAIPLTRKEFDLLALLAQRPGVVFRREQIISEVWRTSWEGTGRTLEVHIASLRAKLRMPALIETVRGVGYRLVVPAAGAGRRLPASPAS, from the coding sequence ATGAGACTGCTGCTCGTCGAGGACGACGATCATGTCGCCGCGGCCCTGTCCGCGGTGCTGGCCAAGCACGGACTGTCCGTCGTCCACGCACGCAACGGCGAGGAGGCCCTCAAGGCCCTGCTGCCCGCCGGTGCGGAGCCGTTCGCGGTGGTGCTGCTCGACCTCGGGCTGCCCGACCAGGACGGCTTCGAGGTGTGCGGCCGGATCCGCAAGCTCTGCGCCATCCCCGTCATCATGGTCACCGCGCGCTCCGATGTGCGCTCCCGCATCCACGGCCTCAACCTCGGCGCCGACGACTATGTCGTCAAGCCGTACGACACCGGCGAGCTGCTGGCCCGTATCCATGCGGTGAGCCGGCGAGGCGCGCCCGGCGGCGCCGAGCAGCCCGCCGACGAAGGCGCCCCCGGCGAGGCGCTGTACCTGGGCGCGGTCACCGTCGAACTCCCCACCCGTCAGGTGTCCGTGGACGGCGCCGCGATCCCGCTCACCCGCAAGGAGTTCGACCTGCTGGCGCTGCTCGCCCAGCGGCCCGGTGTGGTCTTCCGCCGGGAACAGATCATCAGCGAGGTGTGGCGCACGAGCTGGGAGGGCACCGGCCGGACCCTGGAGGTCCATATCGCCTCGCTCCGCGCCAAGCTGCGGATGCCCGCTCTGATCGAGACGGTGCGCGGCGTCGGCTACCGCCTGGTCGTCCCGGCCGCCGGCGCGGGGCGGCGGCTGCCGGCCTCCCCGGCCTCCTGA
- a CDS encoding HAMP domain-containing sensor histidine kinase — protein MRTRLLPLLIVLMAGVLLALGIPLGVITAGVEQQRVVVDRIDDAARFASLAQFVTARPATATDHKTPEEDERLATLRTELARYYGLYGIRAGVFYRDHTPMAAAPAGMPAPRDGEGAQAFREALAGRRSHDPHQIWPWDDTGRIPVASPVIRDGDVVAVVTTDSPTGHLRARVLRSWLLIAAGECAAMLVAVAAAFRLTGWVLRPVRVLDTASHDIATGRMNARVAATAGPPELRRLARSFNEMADHVEDVLEQQRAFVADASHQLRNPLSALLLRIELLALELPDGNAEIASVRTEGKRLARVLDDLLDLALAEHTAADLQLTDVAALAAERVDSWRPLADDKGVLLTYEGQRAVTGWADPVALSSALDAVVDNALKFTPEGRPVTVGVAPAGECVHVTVEDRGPGLTEDELARIGDRFWRSGRHQNVSGSGLGLSITRALLTAGGATIAYAPHPPHGLKVTVTVPRTGP, from the coding sequence GTGCGCACCCGACTCCTCCCGCTCCTCATCGTCCTCATGGCCGGTGTGCTGCTTGCGCTGGGTATCCCGCTGGGCGTCATCACCGCCGGCGTGGAACAGCAGCGGGTGGTCGTCGACCGGATCGACGACGCCGCGCGCTTCGCCTCCCTCGCCCAGTTCGTCACCGCCCGCCCCGCCACGGCCACCGACCACAAGACCCCCGAGGAGGACGAGCGGCTGGCCACCCTCCGTACCGAGCTCGCGCGCTACTACGGCCTCTACGGCATACGGGCCGGCGTCTTCTACCGCGATCACACCCCGATGGCCGCCGCCCCGGCCGGTATGCCGGCGCCCCGCGACGGCGAGGGCGCCCAGGCCTTCCGCGAGGCGCTGGCGGGCCGCCGCAGCCACGATCCGCACCAGATCTGGCCCTGGGACGACACCGGACGCATTCCGGTCGCCTCACCGGTGATCCGCGACGGCGATGTGGTCGCCGTCGTGACGACCGACTCGCCCACCGGGCACCTGCGCGCCCGCGTGCTGCGCAGCTGGCTGCTGATCGCGGCCGGGGAGTGCGCGGCCATGCTCGTCGCCGTCGCCGCGGCCTTCCGCCTCACCGGCTGGGTGCTGCGGCCGGTACGGGTCCTGGACACGGCCAGCCACGACATCGCCACCGGCCGGATGAACGCCCGCGTGGCAGCCACCGCAGGACCGCCCGAACTGCGCCGGCTGGCCCGCTCGTTCAACGAGATGGCCGACCACGTCGAGGACGTCCTGGAGCAGCAGCGCGCCTTCGTCGCCGACGCCTCTCACCAACTGCGCAACCCGCTGTCCGCGCTGCTGCTGCGGATCGAGCTGCTGGCCCTCGAACTCCCCGACGGCAACGCGGAGATCGCCTCGGTCCGCACCGAGGGCAAGCGGCTGGCCCGCGTCCTGGACGATCTGCTCGACCTCGCGCTGGCCGAACACACCGCCGCCGACCTCCAGCTCACCGATGTCGCGGCGCTGGCCGCCGAGCGCGTCGACTCCTGGCGCCCGCTGGCCGACGACAAGGGCGTCCTCCTCACCTACGAAGGCCAGCGCGCCGTCACCGGCTGGGCCGACCCGGTCGCGCTGTCCAGCGCGCTGGACGCCGTCGTCGACAACGCCCTGAAGTTCACCCCGGAGGGCCGGCCGGTCACCGTCGGTGTCGCACCGGCGGGCGAGTGTGTCCATGTCACCGTCGAGGACCGCGGACCCGGCCTGACCGAGGACGAACTCGCCCGGATCGGTGACCGCTTCTGGCGCAGCGGCCGCCACCAGAACGTCTCCGGCTCCGGGCTCGGTCTCTCGATCACCCGCGCCCTGCTCACCGCGGGCGGCGCCACCATCGCCTACGCCCCGCACCCGCCGCACGGGCTGAAGGTCACGGTCACCGTGCCGCGCACCGGACCGTGA
- a CDS encoding cold-shock protein, which translates to MASGTVKWFNSEKGFGFIEQDGGGPDVFAHYSNIAAQGFRELLEGQKVTFDVTQGPKGPQAENIVAA; encoded by the coding sequence ATGGCTTCCGGCACCGTCAAGTGGTTCAACTCGGAAAAGGGCTTCGGCTTCATCGAGCAGGACGGCGGCGGCCCCGATGTCTTCGCCCACTACTCGAACATCGCTGCCCAGGGCTTCCGTGAGCTCCTCGAGGGCCAGAAGGTCACCTTCGACGTGACCCAGGGCCCGAAGGGCCCGCAGGCGGAGAACATCGTCGCCGCCTGA
- a CDS encoding TAXI family TRAP transporter solute-binding subunit — translation MVTAFSRAGRRAFQAAVAALVALGLALWWLLAMGGEPTPRGSLTLATGVPTGVYARYGELLKQDLAHDLPDVDLRLARTEGSIDNLRQLVSGRADFAIATADAVATYQVRGEPGADRLRACARLYDDYMQLVVPKKSAVRSTKDLRGLRVGVGTDDSGVQLVTRRLVEAAGLDFHKDIEPVRVGIDQMPKLLEQHKLDAFFWSGGLPTTAVQRLAERFPVRLVQLGDLSPALHREGERTRHYRAAVLPADAYPLAQDGQAVKTIAVANLLVTTDREDPVMTQGITRTVIDSRDWIGRQVHAAQKVDLRTAVFTDPLELHVGARRYYLSQKP, via the coding sequence ATGGTCACAGCATTCTCCCGCGCCGGCCGCCGGGCCTTCCAGGCGGCGGTCGCGGCACTGGTCGCCCTCGGGCTGGCGCTGTGGTGGCTGCTGGCGATGGGCGGTGAGCCCACACCCCGTGGCTCGCTGACGCTGGCGACGGGCGTGCCGACCGGCGTGTACGCGCGCTACGGGGAGCTGCTGAAGCAGGATCTGGCCCACGACCTGCCGGACGTCGATCTGCGGCTGGCCCGCACCGAGGGCTCCATCGACAATCTGCGGCAACTGGTCTCCGGGCGCGCGGACTTCGCCATCGCGACGGCCGACGCGGTCGCCACGTACCAGGTCAGGGGCGAGCCGGGCGCGGACCGGCTGCGGGCCTGCGCCCGGCTCTACGACGACTACATGCAGCTGGTGGTGCCGAAGAAGTCCGCGGTGCGCTCGACGAAGGACCTGCGGGGGCTGCGGGTGGGGGTGGGGACCGACGACTCCGGGGTCCAGCTGGTCACCCGGCGGCTGGTGGAGGCGGCCGGGCTGGACTTCCACAAGGACATCGAGCCGGTGCGGGTCGGCATCGACCAGATGCCGAAGCTGCTGGAGCAGCACAAACTGGATGCCTTCTTCTGGTCCGGCGGGCTGCCGACGACGGCCGTGCAGCGCCTGGCAGAGCGCTTCCCGGTGCGGCTGGTCCAGCTCGGTGATCTCAGCCCGGCGCTGCACCGGGAGGGCGAGCGCACCCGCCACTACCGGGCGGCGGTGCTGCCCGCCGATGCCTATCCCCTGGCCCAGGACGGGCAGGCGGTGAAGACGATCGCGGTGGCGAATCTGCTGGTCACGACCGACCGGGAGGATCCGGTGATGACCCAGGGCATCACCCGTACGGTCATCGACAGCCGCGACTGGATCGGGCGCCAGGTCCATGCCGCGCAGAAGGTGGATCTGCGGACGGCGGTGTTCACCGATCCGCTGGAGCTCCATGTGGGCGCCCGGCGCTATTACCTGTCCCAGAAGCCGTGA
- a CDS encoding DoxX family membrane protein: MKPLKLRTEPRTDAHARPGTLRSPPLAADLGLLLLRLAVGLILAGHGAQKLFGIFGGHGLAATGKGFAALGYRPGQVFACLAGVSEFLGGLGLAVGLLTPLAAAALIGVMINAMATSAPQGFWAMTGGIEYPLTIAVVALAVAATGPGRFALDRPFRWGHGGLGSAAFALVAGGAGAAIVLAL, translated from the coding sequence ATGAAACCGCTGAAATTGCGCACCGAGCCGCGGACGGATGCCCATGCCCGGCCCGGCACCCTCCGCTCACCTCCGCTCGCCGCCGACCTCGGCCTGCTCCTCCTGCGCCTGGCCGTGGGACTGATCCTCGCCGGACACGGTGCCCAGAAGCTCTTCGGGATCTTCGGCGGCCACGGCCTCGCCGCCACCGGCAAGGGCTTCGCGGCCCTCGGCTACCGCCCCGGCCAGGTCTTCGCCTGTCTCGCCGGGGTCTCGGAATTCCTCGGCGGCCTCGGCCTCGCCGTGGGACTGCTCACGCCCCTCGCGGCTGCCGCACTCATCGGCGTGATGATCAACGCCATGGCCACCTCGGCGCCCCAGGGGTTCTGGGCGATGACCGGCGGCATCGAATATCCCCTGACCATCGCCGTCGTCGCGCTGGCCGTCGCGGCCACCGGGCCCGGCCGCTTCGCGCTCGACCGCCCCTTCCGCTGGGGGCACGGCGGCCTGGGCAGCGCGGCCTTCGCGCTGGTGGCGGGCGGTGCCGGCGCCGCCATCGTGCTGGCTTTGTGA